The nucleotide window GAAGACTGAAAGCAAaaagtccactattccagctgctCCAGCTTTAGTACCTGATATTACAAGGTTCACAATAAAATTGTGAATGCTTATGACCCTGAACAACATCAATGAGTCTTAAGGATTTCCATATGGCTACTGCAAAACTGAGAAGCATCAGGGGAGACTGTAGTGTACCCCTGGAGATTAAAAAAAGGAGCCAAATTCAAGACCAAATGTTTAACACCCCACATTTCAAGAGGACAGCTGCTTTAGATTGCTTGCATCTGGCACATCCAGCTGCAACTCAGCCAAATTACACTAGTATCAGTTAAGGATATATGGAGATAGGTGGAGCCACCAATGGGCATCCTCTTGAAAGTGATATTACTCTGATCCAATATGCTTCACAGACCCAAGAAATACACAATACTTTCATGAGAAAGTGAGGGGGAAGGCTGCTTCAAAAGATGATTGCAGCAATGTGCTGAATGCAAACTGTGACAGTGCAAATATGACCCTTGTTTCCCCTTCCTAGGATGAGTTTCATCACTAATTGCAGAACTAAACCCAAAAGCACAATCCATCAagttgacaaagaaaaaaaaaaacatggattgTGTGTGAATGATGTCTGGAAACCCAGAAACAGCTCTGGGCTCTAAGTCTGCCATTTACTCATTCAGCCCTATCTCATGAGAATTCTTGTCTGACTAAATGCCTATCTTTCTCAATCTAGGTGAGCACTGCCCTTACATATAACCTGTATCTGCATTCCCCAATCTCattccctccagatgttttggattaatTCCTACAGTTCCCAGCAGCATGGAGGATGGTTACACTGACTGCAGGGTTATGGGAGCTAAAGACCATCCCACTCAATGTGTGCAAAATTCTCAAGTTTACTAGTTCTGTATATGCTATGTACAAATCCAAATTAAACGTAACACTGATAATATACGATGTGCTTTCTTGAATGACTCCATACATCTCCACAACCTCACCTGAATAAGTTATTCTTAAAGAGTGAATTTGCAGAGAGCTGAAGCTGTTACTCTGCTTATAGTTATTAGTTGCAATTTTTGCACCTGTTTTCTTTCTTGCCTCTTATTAACAAATTAGACACTCTTCAGTGCCATGCCTGAATATGATATAGAAAATATAAAGAGTGGGTTAATTGTCCTACAGTATTTTTTCCACTGAAGACAGGTTCACAATTGATATTAGGACAAGAAATTAACAGATTCCATGTTGCAGATGATTCAAAGCTTGATGCTATAGCACATGCATTATGTATAAGACTCAGATCTGATCCCCAGAATATCCAGATAGGACTGAAAAAGACTGAGGTCCTGGGGAACTACTGCCCTGTCTGAGGCCTGGGGAACTATTGCCAGTTAGCATTGGACAGTCTTTTCCAACCTGGTCTCCTCTAGTTATGTTGGGCTTTAAAACTTGTATTTTCTGGGTCAGTATGGACCAAACTTAACATACGATAGCTTCATATGCTGATAGCAAGTGTGTCTTGCACATTCCTAACATTTTGCTGGAGCAGGAAAATTATGACTCATTTCTCCTTACAGCTGAAGGTAAGGAGATGACACATAAAACTCAACTCATCATTTCTGTGTACTGAATGGAAATACATAAATCTGTAAGCAGAAAGACTGATAACAGCATGTCAGTTCACACAAACAGTGGAACTGGTTGGGAAGAATGCTACCGAAGAGTTTCAGGAGACCATTCCTTAGTTCATCATGGTAGACCCATTTGGAAGACTTTTTGGATAATTCTAGTGACTTACGTGAGCCATACATGATAGAGCAGAAatgggcatgcacacacacacagatacacacacagtcACATTGGTGTGCTGTTCAAAGAATTCAGCCACAATACAGGAAAAGGGTAGACCAGTGCAGGAGGGGACACGGTGGGATCCCAGGGTACCTCGCAAGCAGGGTGCACAGGGAGTAGAGAGGCATGTGATGCTGGCAGGAGGCGAGTGGCTGGGGCCCCGGGCCCTCACCCTTCTTGAATTCCTCAAGCAGTGTATCGAGGCGGGTGTCATGGAAGACACAGTGCAGCGGGCGGTGATAGAAGCGGGTAACTGTCTGCAGTGGAGTGCAGTCATCAGGATCCACGAAGGCCAAGTCCTTGACAAACAGCAAGTCGACAATGTTGTCTCGTCGCTCACCTTCATATACAGGGATGCGGGTATAGCCTGAGCGAAGAATCTCAGAAATGGTGGCGAAGTCAAGTATAGCATCAGAGTGCAACATAAAACAGTCATTTAGGGGCGTCAAGATATCCTCAACCACCTTGGTGCGCAACTCCAGCGCACCTTGTACCATGGCTAGCTCCTCACTCACAAGATCACCATGGGGGTCAGCAGCCCGCAGCGTCTCCAGCAGGTGCTCCCTTGTGGAGAAGGTGCTCAGCTCTTGATGCAAGGCCCAATCTAGCAAACGGCTGAGTGGATAGCAGATAGGGAAGGTGGCGGCCATGAGCAGGCGGGTGAGAAAGAGCGTATGTGCAGCAATGGCTAACCCGTGGCGGGAACAAACAGAGTAGGGCAATACCTCGCCGCCCAGGAAGACGACGCCAGTGCAGAGCAGCACAGGCAGCCATGGCACACCTTGGGTCACTTCGGGCAGGGAACTGTGACCGGCTTGTAGAGCAGCGCATAACCAGCCCGCCAGCGTGGCGTTGGCACCCGCCTGTCCGAGCAACAGTGTGCACAGCAGGTAAGTGCCGCTTCCGCCTCGGCCGCGCGCAGCCTCCACCTTGCGTGCCTGGTCCCTCTCTGCAGCCGAGCCACTGTTGCGCAGTACCCGCAGCTCCATCGGATCGAGTGACAGCACGGCCAAGCGGAGGCCGCTGAACAGCGCCGACAAAGCCAGCAGGACTAGTGCCCCCAGAGCCCGCAACCAGCCTGCGGTGGGCAATGGAATCAGCCACGCGGCCAAGCCCGCCGCCGGCGCCTCCACTTGCAGCACGAAGCCCCCCGGCGCGCCGTGCAATTGCCAGGCTCGTCCATCCCAAGCGCAGAGCCCGAACCGACGACCTTCAGGCCCGGCGCCGGGCTCACCCTTCCGCGGCTCCCGCACTCTCACCTCGGCTAAAGCCGAGCCGGCCGAGCCTCCGGGCAAAAGCGGGCCCAGCACCTCCACATCCGAGGCCCAAGCACTGCGTTCGGGACAGCGCTCCACCTTTGCGGGCTCCTCCACGAAGACGACACGGCGCTCAACCTCCTCGCTCGCGCTGCTGCGGTTACTGCCGGCGTTCCCTTCGGCCGGCGGCTGGAAGTAGAGGCGCAGCAAGAAGCGGGAGCCCTCAGCCGCCCGCAGCGCTCCCCCTTCGAGCCACACGCGCCCGGGCGCCGTATCCTCCGGCCGCAACCCCAGTAGCCACGCCGCTCCGCCAGGGGGCCTTGGCgacaaggagaagaagagaagcaaAACCGCGCCTCGGCTCCGACCCCAGCAGCAAGGGCTTCGGCGCTCCAGCCCGCGGCCCAAAGCTGCTGCTGCCGCCTGCCCCACCATCCTCAGCAGCCAGGCGCAACCAGGGGCTTCGGGGAGCAGGCGCCGGCCGCACGTGACTCTCCCGAGGCGCTGGGGGCGGCCGCTGGACCACGTGTGTGTGGGGCGAGCCTGCCAACCCCTTGGCTTTCCTCATAGGGTCAGCGGCGCCCCGTTTACCCGCCCGGTAGACTCCCCGCACGCCGCGAAGATGGCCCCGGATGTTATCAGTCGCAGAGTTGGGCTTCTCTTCAGCGTGGAGCCCACCCACTTTCCCTGTTTCCATTCCCCGGCGAAATCGGTAGGTTTCCGTTAACAGCGTCCTCGTCCGGCGGTCTCTGCGCCCAGCTGCGATTATTGCGGCCAGCGGGCAGGGATGCGTCCTGAAACGCAGCGAAAACGCGCAGTCCTCGATG belongs to Candoia aspera isolate rCanAsp1 chromosome 6, rCanAsp1.hap2, whole genome shotgun sequence and includes:
- the CNNM1 gene encoding metal transporter CNNM1 isoform X2 — encoded protein: MVGQAAAAALGRGLERRSPCCWGRSRGAVLLLFFSLSPRPPGGAAWLLGLRPEDTAPGRVWLEGGALRAAEGSRFLLRLYFQPPAEGNAGSNRSSASEEVERRVVFVEEPAKVERCPERSAWASDVEVLGPLLPGGSAGSALAEVRVREPRKGEPGAGPEGRRFGLCAWDGRAWQLHGAPGGFVLQVEAPAAGLAAWLIPLPTAGWLRALGALVLLALSALFSGLRLAVLSLDPMELRVLRNSGSAAERDQARKVEAARGRGGSGTYLLCTLLLGQAGANATLAGWLCAALQAGHSSLPEVTQGVPWLPVLLCTGVVFLGGEVLPYSVCSRHGLAIAAHTLFLTRLLMAATFPICYPLSRLLDWALHQELSTFSTREHLLETLRAADPHGDLVSEELAMVQGALELRTKVVEDILTPLNDCFMLHSDAILDFATISEILRSGYTRIPVYEGERRDNIVDLLFVKDLAFVDPDDCTPLQTVTRFYHRPLHCVFHDTRLDTLLEEFKKGKSHLAIVQRVNDEGEGDPFYEVMGIVTLEDVIEEIIKSEILDETDLYTNNQKKERIPHRGRKPHDFSIFRLSDSEMRVKISPQLLLATHRFMATEVEPFKMPHLSEKILLRLLKHPNVIQEMKFDHKNKRAPEHYLYQRNRPVDYFVLILQGKVEVEVGKEGLRFENGAFTYYGVPAIMAVICSDNDGRKMSSLAGSSFLLPVSVSRTFAFSRGESLAGSPVNQSPSRCSGLNRSESPIRERNDYGGSSTQLHSGSNNNIYTPDYSVHILCDVQFVKITRQQYQNALAASRMDSSPQTPDMDVFNDGDSTKAPTVRGTPQTPKDDPAILLNERSSIVASKSDGNVKSPTDSMFLHMERIPHIQEELTGNPEISMQKNEAYVVRLEPESSNREMELSTSPSGSQEPLGKKLLQTLSGRRKPSADSKRSSDDSNFTSLIT
- the CNNM1 gene encoding metal transporter CNNM1 isoform X1; translation: MVGQAAAAALGRGLERRSPCCWGRSRGAVLLLFFSLSPRPPGGAAWLLGLRPEDTAPGRVWLEGGALRAAEGSRFLLRLYFQPPAEGNAGSNRSSASEEVERRVVFVEEPAKVERCPERSAWASDVEVLGPLLPGGSAGSALAEVRVREPRKGEPGAGPEGRRFGLCAWDGRAWQLHGAPGGFVLQVEAPAAGLAAWLIPLPTAGWLRALGALVLLALSALFSGLRLAVLSLDPMELRVLRNSGSAAERDQARKVEAARGRGGSGTYLLCTLLLGQAGANATLAGWLCAALQAGHSSLPEVTQGVPWLPVLLCTGVVFLGGEVLPYSVCSRHGLAIAAHTLFLTRLLMAATFPICYPLSRLLDWALHQELSTFSTREHLLETLRAADPHGDLVSEELAMVQGALELRTKVVEDILTPLNDCFMLHSDAILDFATISEILRSGYTRIPVYEGERRDNIVDLLFVKDLAFVDPDDCTPLQTVTRFYHRPLHCVFHDTRLDTLLEEFKKGKSHLAIVQRVNDEGEGDPFYEVMGIVTLEDVIEEIIKSEILDETDLYTNNQKKERIPHRGRKPHDFSIFRLSDSEMRVKISPQLLLATHRFMATEVEPFKMPHLSEKILLRLLKHPNVIQEMKFDHKNKRAPEHYLYQRNRPVDYFVLILQGKVEVEVGKEGLRFENGAFTYYGVPAIMAVICSDNDGRKMSSLAGSSFLLNQSPSRCSGLNRSESPIRERNDYGGSSTQLHSGSNNNIYTPDYSVHILCDVQFVKITRQQYQNALAASRMDSSPQTPDMDVFNDGDSTKAPTVRGTPQTPKDDPAILLNERSSIVASKSDGNVKSPTDSMFLHMERIPHIQEELTGNPEISMQKNEAYVVRLEPESSNREMELSTSPSGSQEPLGKKLLQTLSGRRKPSADSKRSSDDSNFTSLIT